Proteins co-encoded in one Bacteroidales bacterium genomic window:
- a CDS encoding family 16 glycoside hydrolase — protein sequence MKKILLFVFPVIGLFLVTSCGNRLKTGVEIPASGEKYWNYYGVQNTTDSVVLTGPGSFVVSKFSLKNFTLTADMVTEGEAEGLIDFHAQGDTGKTIKGYSVKINNSPYRSGSAQKTGGICHTRNNYVRMVPDGKQFRMVLEVAANRITVSVNDKIISEYIQPDSVNRTGDFAGMKLSQGFIRFRKTNIKGTITVSNIKIVKENDNLASVTDSLFINDSTGEMLTKLNEQDFPLIDFHGHLKGGLTVDEVCTHGREFGYNYGLAPNCGLNFPVTNDSTLRDYYNQMAAEPVFKAMQCEGREWITLFTPDVIALYDYIFTDAMTWTDNKGRRMRLWMPEETFVDNDQKFMDMLVSKIESELSKEPVDIYVNPTYLPEVIALRYNKLWTPERMDRVVKVLATNDIALEINSRFKIPSLEFVKRAKAAGVKFSFGTNNAGHDDLGRLDYSLYIIKEAGITADDVFIPRPEGQKKVLTKGLPKKITG from the coding sequence ATGAAAAAAATACTCTTGTTTGTTTTCCCTGTAATTGGCCTGTTTCTCGTTACTTCCTGTGGCAACCGTTTAAAAACCGGTGTTGAAATTCCGGCATCAGGAGAAAAATACTGGAATTACTATGGCGTTCAGAACACGACGGATTCTGTTGTACTTACAGGCCCTGGATCATTTGTTGTTTCGAAATTCTCACTTAAGAACTTCACGCTTACTGCTGATATGGTTACTGAAGGCGAAGCCGAAGGACTCATCGATTTTCATGCACAGGGTGACACAGGAAAAACGATCAAAGGGTATTCAGTGAAAATAAATAACAGCCCTTACCGGTCGGGCAGTGCACAGAAAACTGGCGGTATCTGTCATACCAGGAATAATTATGTAAGGATGGTACCTGACGGAAAACAGTTCAGAATGGTTCTTGAAGTTGCAGCCAATAGAATTACTGTAAGTGTTAATGACAAAATAATCAGCGAATATATTCAACCTGATTCTGTAAACCGGACCGGTGACTTTGCGGGCATGAAACTTTCACAAGGGTTTATTCGGTTCAGAAAGACAAATATTAAAGGCACCATAACAGTATCCAATATAAAAATTGTAAAGGAAAATGATAACCTGGCCTCAGTGACGGATAGTTTATTCATAAATGATTCAACAGGTGAAATGCTTACGAAGTTGAATGAGCAGGATTTTCCGCTGATTGACTTTCACGGGCACCTGAAAGGCGGCCTGACTGTTGATGAGGTTTGCACACATGGCAGGGAATTTGGTTATAATTACGGCCTTGCCCCCAACTGCGGTCTTAATTTTCCTGTAACCAACGACTCAACGCTCAGGGATTATTACAACCAGATGGCTGCCGAACCTGTATTTAAAGCCATGCAATGCGAGGGCAGGGAATGGATCACCTTATTCACGCCTGATGTCATTGCGCTTTATGACTATATCTTCACCGATGCCATGACATGGACGGATAATAAAGGCCGGCGAATGAGGCTGTGGATGCCTGAAGAAACGTTTGTTGACAACGATCAGAAGTTTATGGATATGCTTGTTTCGAAAATCGAATCGGAACTATCAAAGGAACCGGTTGATATCTATGTAAATCCTACATACCTGCCCGAAGTTATTGCTTTACGGTACAATAAGCTTTGGACTCCTGAACGCATGGACAGGGTGGTTAAAGTGCTCGCGACCAATGATATAGCCCTTGAGATCAATTCCCGGTTTAAAATTCCTTCACTCGAATTCGTTAAAAGGGCTAAAGCCGCCGGCGTGAAATTCTCATTTGGTACGAACAATGCCGGACATGATGACCTCGGAAGGCTTGATTACAGCCTTTATATTATTAAAGAAGCAGGCATAACGGCTGACGATGTGTTTATACCCCGCCCCGAAGGGCAGAAAAAGGTTCTTACTAAAGGTCTTCCAAAGAAAATTACCGGATAA
- a CDS encoding UDP-glucuronic acid decarboxylase family protein yields the protein MKRILITGGAGFIGSHLCERLLSEENDVICLDNYFTGSKENIDHLLDNHYFELVRHDVITPYYAEVDEIYNLACPASPIHYQFNPIKTIKTSVMGAINMLGLAKRVKARILQASTSEVYGDPIVHPQKEDYWGHVNPIGIRSCYDEGKRCAESLFMNYHLQNSVDIKIIRIFNTYGPNMHPNDGRVISNFIVQALTNKEITIFGDGSQTRSFQYVSDLVEGMVRMMKTGKHFIGPVNIGNPDEFTILELAEKVIRLTNSRSRIVYLPLPQDDPLQRQPDITLARKELNDWTPIIRLDEGLDRTIHYFKKKLDL from the coding sequence ATGAAACGTATATTAATAACCGGCGGTGCCGGATTTATTGGTTCTCATCTGTGTGAAAGGCTTCTGTCAGAGGAAAATGACGTCATATGCCTTGATAATTATTTTACAGGTTCCAAGGAAAATATTGACCACCTTCTTGACAACCATTACTTCGAGCTTGTAAGGCACGATGTGATTACTCCTTATTATGCCGAGGTAGACGAAATTTATAATCTTGCGTGTCCTGCTTCTCCCATCCATTATCAGTTTAATCCGATTAAAACGATAAAAACCTCGGTAATGGGTGCTATTAACATGCTTGGCCTTGCAAAGCGTGTTAAAGCCCGGATATTGCAGGCTTCAACAAGTGAAGTATACGGCGATCCTATCGTTCATCCCCAGAAAGAGGATTACTGGGGACACGTAAACCCGATTGGCATCAGGTCGTGTTATGATGAAGGAAAGCGATGCGCTGAGTCTCTTTTCATGAATTACCATCTTCAGAATTCGGTTGACATTAAGATAATAAGGATATTCAACACGTATGGTCCCAATATGCACCCGAATGACGGCCGTGTAATTTCAAATTTTATTGTTCAGGCGCTTACCAATAAGGAAATCACGATTTTTGGCGATGGAAGCCAGACGAGAAGCTTTCAGTATGTTAGCGACCTTGTTGAGGGTATGGTAAGGATGATGAAAACAGGAAAACATTTTATCGGTCCTGTCAATATTGGAAACCCCGATGAATTTACAATTCTTGAATTGGCTGAAAAGGTAATCCGGTTAACCAATTCCCGTTCCAGGATCGTTTACCTGCCTCTTCCACAGGATGATCCCCTGCAAAGGCAGCCGGATATAACCCTTGCAAGGAAAGAACTTAACGATTGGACCCCAATAATAAGGCTTGATGAAGGCCTTGACAGGACCATTCATTACTTTAAGAAGAAGCTTGACCTTTAG
- a CDS encoding glycosyltransferase family 2 protein, with protein sequence MLLHVFHFATGLVYTLLAFSSLYILIFSLLAHFYLDSSPGNTGNKKMAVILSGNNENNLLDAVASLLNQSYPCEFFDIAVVTGSLKPQTITELEKRKVEIITSGSAKPAENISKALEALPSQYDLAVILDENSSPEPDFLSKIDKCFHPQMKALQCHRTSKVVSSAIQDTICEEVNNSIFRKGQRASGFSASLSGSGKVFDYNYLKNVTNRGNFEEELDLRLIADKNIIFYSDEVVIYDDHLQNKDSYKQWFAVRFLYFRTNFIKDIVSAFKSGNTDLVNKSLQMAVMPVSMLLFTLLAIDILLIISGVITSFSAVSKVISPGLNAWLLLLVITGFSIVISIPRKFYSFRCLKALVMNFKLRKIY encoded by the coding sequence ATGCTTTTGCATGTATTTCATTTCGCAACCGGGCTGGTTTATACGCTGCTCGCATTCTCCTCTTTGTATATTTTAATTTTTTCGTTACTGGCCCATTTTTATCTTGATTCTTCTCCCGGTAATACCGGAAACAAAAAAATGGCTGTTATCTTATCAGGAAACAATGAGAACAACCTTTTGGATGCCGTCGCATCTTTATTGAACCAGTCGTATCCCTGTGAATTTTTCGATATAGCGGTTGTAACCGGTTCATTGAAACCACAAACCATCACAGAGCTGGAAAAGAGGAAAGTAGAAATAATTACTTCCGGTTCAGCTAAACCTGCGGAGAATATTAGCAAAGCATTGGAAGCACTTCCTTCTCAGTATGACCTTGCGGTTATCCTCGATGAAAACAGTTCCCCTGAACCTGACTTTTTGTCAAAAATCGATAAATGCTTTCATCCGCAAATGAAAGCTCTTCAGTGTCATCGTACATCAAAAGTGGTAAGCAGTGCCATACAGGATACTATTTGCGAGGAAGTCAATAATTCTATTTTCAGAAAAGGACAGAGGGCATCCGGATTTTCAGCATCCCTGTCAGGTTCAGGTAAGGTATTCGATTACAATTATCTTAAGAATGTAACTAACCGGGGCAATTTTGAAGAAGAACTTGATTTAAGACTGATAGCAGACAAAAACATTATCTTTTATTCGGATGAAGTGGTGATATATGATGATCATTTGCAAAACAAAGATTCGTACAAACAATGGTTTGCCGTGCGATTTCTGTATTTCAGAACCAACTTCATAAAGGATATCGTTTCCGCTTTCAAATCCGGGAATACAGATCTTGTTAACAAGTCGCTTCAAATGGCCGTTATGCCGGTAAGTATGCTTCTTTTCACGCTCCTGGCCATTGACATTTTGCTTATTATTTCAGGCGTTATAACCTCATTCAGCGCAGTATCCAAAGTGATCAGTCCAGGGCTGAACGCATGGTTGCTTCTCCTTGTAATAACCGGATTTTCAATTGTAATCAGTATTCCCCGAAAATTCTACAGTTTCAGGTGTTTAAAAGCACTGGTGATGAATTTTAAGCTGCGAAAGATATACTAA
- the rfbD gene encoding dTDP-4-dehydrorhamnose reductase: MMKKILVTGSDGQLGMSLKNASGKYSGFSFHWIDVRDVDLTDTVAFDRFFIEGNYDYIINCAAFTAVDKAEAEQHMAYKVNEEVPARLATYCIKTGCRLIHISTDYIYDGDRCLPHQEEEEPKPASVYAKSKLAGEKHLWNSSYALIIRTSWLYSEFGNNFMKTMVRLSEKNEVRVVYDQVGTPTYAGDLALVILDLIEHSERIGFEAGIYNYTNEGVCSWFDFATEIMRQVNSRCAVKPIRSSEFPSPVKRPAFSVLDKSKIKRKFGIEIPYWKDSMILAVRNLKNIS; the protein is encoded by the coding sequence AAATCCTTGTAACCGGATCAGACGGACAGCTTGGTATGAGCCTTAAAAATGCATCAGGAAAATACAGCGGTTTTTCATTTCATTGGATTGATGTTAGGGACGTCGATTTGACTGACACGGTTGCATTTGACCGTTTTTTCATTGAGGGGAATTACGATTATATCATCAATTGTGCTGCATTTACTGCGGTTGATAAAGCGGAAGCAGAACAACATATGGCTTATAAAGTGAATGAGGAAGTTCCGGCAAGGCTTGCGACTTATTGCATTAAAACAGGATGCAGGCTTATACACATTTCAACCGATTATATTTACGATGGTGACCGTTGTCTCCCTCATCAGGAAGAGGAAGAACCCAAGCCGGCATCAGTTTATGCAAAAAGCAAACTGGCCGGGGAAAAACATTTATGGAACAGCTCGTATGCGCTGATTATTCGTACCTCATGGTTGTACAGTGAGTTTGGAAACAATTTTATGAAAACAATGGTCAGACTTTCCGAAAAAAATGAAGTACGTGTGGTATACGACCAGGTGGGCACCCCCACTTATGCCGGGGACCTGGCCTTGGTAATTTTGGATTTAATAGAACATTCGGAAAGAATCGGGTTTGAAGCGGGAATTTATAATTACACAAATGAAGGCGTTTGCAGCTGGTTCGACTTTGCTACAGAAATTATGAGACAGGTTAACAGCCGTTGCGCTGTAAAACCAATCCGCTCGTCAGAGTTTCCTTCCCCTGTAAAAAGACCCGCTTTCAGCGTACTGGATAAGAGCAAAATAAAGCGTAAATTTGGAATAGAAATACCATATTGGAAAGACAGCATGATATTGGCTGTCCGGAACCTTAAAAATATTTCCTAA
- the speA gene encoding biosynthetic arginine decarboxylase, with the protein MRKWRIEDSAELYNIQGWGVNYFSINEKGHIQVSPAKNGIEIDLRELVDELSLRDVSAPMLIRFPDILDNRIEKMAKCFEVAAKEYEYKAQNFIIYPIKVNQMRPVVEEIVSHGKKFNIGLEAGSKPELHAVIAINADSDSLIICNGYKDEDYIELALLAQKMGKRIFLVVEKLNELKLIANVSKRLRIKPNLGIRIKLASTGSGKWEDSGGDVSKFGLTSSELLEAMDFLERNRMTECLRLVHFHIGSQVTKIRRIKIALREASEFYVQLHKNGFKVEFVDIGGGLGVDYDGTRSPNSESSVNYSLQEYVNDSISTLVDASDRNGIPHPNIITESGRSLTAHHSVLVFEVLETTTLPEWYEDEAEPTEKDHELVKELYSLWDRLNQPGMLETWHDAQQIREEALDRFSLGLLDLKTRAQIERLFWSIARELYQMTNETKHIPEELRHLPKILSDKYFCNFSLFQSMPDSWAIDQIFPIVPLQRLDEKPGRAATLQDITCDSDGKIDNFISTRNFSYYLPVHSIKPKEPYYLGVFLVGAYQEILGDLHNLFGDTNAVHVSVTDDGYEIDQIIDGETVAEVLDYVQYNAKKLVRTVETWVTSAVKSGIITAEEGKEFLSTYRSGLYGYTYLE; encoded by the coding sequence ATGAGAAAATGGCGCATCGAAGATTCAGCTGAGTTATACAACATCCAGGGCTGGGGTGTAAATTATTTTTCAATAAATGAAAAGGGACATATCCAGGTGTCTCCTGCAAAAAACGGCATTGAGATCGATCTGAGAGAACTTGTTGACGAGTTGTCGCTCAGGGATGTATCCGCCCCCATGCTCATCCGGTTCCCGGATATCCTGGACAACAGGATTGAGAAAATGGCCAAGTGCTTTGAAGTCGCAGCCAAAGAATATGAATACAAGGCTCAGAATTTTATTATATATCCGATTAAGGTTAACCAGATGCGCCCTGTGGTTGAGGAAATTGTGAGTCATGGTAAAAAATTCAACATCGGTCTTGAAGCCGGCTCCAAGCCTGAACTTCATGCGGTTATTGCAATCAATGCCGACAGCGATTCTCTCATTATCTGCAATGGGTATAAAGACGAAGATTACATTGAACTCGCCCTGCTTGCGCAGAAGATGGGTAAAAGAATATTCCTGGTTGTAGAAAAGCTTAATGAACTTAAACTTATCGCAAATGTTTCAAAACGCCTGAGAATAAAACCCAACCTTGGTATCCGTATCAAGCTGGCGAGTACCGGAAGCGGCAAATGGGAAGATTCCGGCGGCGATGTGAGTAAATTCGGTTTGACCTCCAGCGAGTTATTGGAAGCTATGGATTTTCTTGAAAGAAACCGGATGACGGAATGTCTTCGTCTCGTTCATTTTCATATCGGCAGCCAGGTTACAAAGATCAGACGTATTAAAATCGCTCTCCGTGAAGCATCCGAATTCTATGTTCAGCTTCACAAGAACGGTTTTAAAGTGGAGTTTGTGGATATCGGCGGCGGATTGGGTGTTGATTATGACGGCACACGGTCGCCGAACAGTGAAAGCAGCGTAAATTACAGCCTGCAGGAATACGTAAACGACTCCATATCTACACTTGTGGACGCAAGCGACAGGAACGGCATACCTCACCCCAATATTATTACCGAATCAGGTCGTTCACTTACTGCCCATCACTCAGTGCTTGTTTTTGAGGTACTTGAAACCACCACGTTGCCTGAATGGTATGAAGATGAAGCCGAGCCAACGGAAAAGGATCATGAACTGGTGAAAGAATTGTATTCGCTATGGGACAGGCTGAACCAGCCGGGAATGCTCGAAACATGGCATGATGCACAACAGATCAGGGAGGAAGCGCTCGACCGTTTCAGTCTTGGCCTTCTCGATCTTAAAACCAGGGCGCAGATTGAACGGTTATTCTGGTCGATTGCCCGCGAGCTTTACCAGATGACAAATGAAACGAAACATATTCCTGAAGAACTTCGTCATCTTCCCAAAATTTTATCGGATAAATATTTCTGCAATTTCTCATTGTTCCAGTCAATGCCTGATTCATGGGCCATTGATCAGATATTTCCCATTGTTCCCTTACAGAGACTCGATGAGAAACCTGGTCGTGCAGCCACACTGCAAGACATAACCTGTGATTCCGACGGCAAAATCGACAACTTCATTTCCACAAGGAATTTTTCATATTACCTCCCTGTTCATTCGATAAAGCCCAAAGAACCTTATTACCTGGGTGTTTTCCTTGTGGGTGCCTACCAGGAAATATTGGGTGACCTGCATAACCTGTTTGGCGATACAAATGCCGTTCACGTGTCTGTAACGGACGACGGGTACGAAATTGACCAGATCATTGATGGGGAAACGGTTGCCGAAGTACTTGATTATGTTCAGTATAATGCGAAGAAGCTTGTAAGAACCGTGGAAACCTGGGTTACTTCAGCTGTCAAATCAGGCATAATAACAGCAGAAGAAGGTAAAGAATTCCTGTCTACCTATAGATCGGGGTTGTATGGTTATACCTACCTGGAATAG
- a CDS encoding response regulator, with product MKQPRILVIDDSTTNIVLLEAILTEKGYHIESALNAREAFNRIEKQIPDLILLDLLMPKVSGFDFLDQLRKNEKTKTTPVIVISAINSDDENARKIKDLEAVDFLRKPIDIQYLVNRVEEILKME from the coding sequence ATGAAACAGCCGAGGATATTGGTAATTGATGATTCCACAACTAATATTGTTTTGCTTGAAGCCATTTTAACAGAAAAGGGTTATCATATTGAATCAGCGCTGAATGCAAGGGAAGCATTTAACAGGATTGAAAAACAAATACCCGATCTTATCTTACTGGATTTACTGATGCCAAAGGTCAGTGGATTTGATTTCCTGGATCAGCTGAGGAAAAATGAAAAGACAAAAACCACACCTGTGATTGTTATTTCAGCCATCAATTCCGATGATGAAAATGCAAGAAAGATCAAGGATCTTGAGGCAGTTGATTTTTTGAGGAAGCCCATTGATATACAATACCTTGTTAACCGGGTTGAAGAGATCCTGAAAATGGAATAA
- a CDS encoding response regulator transcription factor — MKRILVVDDNMLMRKLIVNLFTDEEVILDEAADGREGLGKMSDNRYDLVITDLIMPGMEGIEMIRQAKRDYPGTKIIAISGGEPFYLYMAKKLGIQGICTKPLEKNKFMSIVNSSLA, encoded by the coding sequence ATGAAAAGAATTCTGGTAGTGGATGACAACATGCTGATGAGAAAGCTTATCGTAAACCTGTTTACTGATGAGGAAGTAATTCTCGATGAAGCAGCAGATGGCAGAGAAGGATTGGGTAAAATGTCGGATAACCGGTATGACCTTGTCATTACCGACCTGATCATGCCCGGCATGGAAGGTATTGAGATGATAAGGCAGGCAAAACGTGATTATCCGGGAACAAAAATCATAGCCATAAGCGGTGGCGAACCATTTTATCTTTATATGGCCAAAAAACTCGGTATCCAGGGTATCTGTACAAAACCGCTTGAAAAGAATAAGTTCATGAGTATTGTGAATAGCAGTTTGGCGTGA
- a CDS encoding tryptophanase, producing the protein MEQNGMPVVKFFSGKKIPVELHKVRIVQKLNLKKVDERYRAINEAGYNTFLLNTKDVFLDMLTDSGTNAMSDNQLASMMHADDAYAGSQSFYRMEEALRDVFGKHYVLPVHQGRAAENIISKAFVKQGDAIPMNYHFTTTKAHMEMNGGTIFEIYTDEALKIKSTNPFKGNIDIAKLKKLIAEYGAEHVPFIRMEASTNLIGGQPFSIQNMREVRAVADQNNIIMVLDASLIGENAYFVKMREPGFSNTPVKDILREMCGLADIVYFSSRKVSSTRGGGICTSNKDLYMKMRDLVPLFEGFLTYGGMSVREIEAMAVGLYETTDDTVISQSPSFIAYTVEELDRLGVPVITPPGALGCHIDAMGFLPHVPQSQYPAGALAGALFIASGCRGMERGTISSVRDENGNDVLADVELLRLAFPRRVFTLSQTMFLIDRVNWLYQNRELIGGLRFVEEPPVLRFFLGRLEPVGDWPLKLMKKYKEDFGDSL; encoded by the coding sequence ATGGAACAAAACGGAATGCCGGTGGTAAAATTTTTCAGTGGAAAAAAGATACCTGTAGAATTACATAAAGTAAGGATTGTCCAGAAGCTTAACCTTAAAAAAGTGGATGAGCGTTACAGGGCAATTAATGAAGCAGGATACAATACATTTCTGCTTAACACCAAGGACGTCTTCCTTGACATGCTTACCGACTCAGGTACCAATGCCATGAGTGACAATCAGCTGGCATCAATGATGCATGCTGATGATGCTTATGCCGGATCCCAGAGTTTTTACCGCATGGAAGAGGCCCTTCGTGATGTATTTGGTAAGCACTATGTATTGCCTGTTCACCAGGGAAGGGCTGCCGAAAATATCATATCAAAAGCATTCGTTAAACAGGGTGACGCCATACCCATGAATTACCATTTCACCACCACAAAGGCCCACATGGAAATGAACGGTGGTACCATATTCGAAATATATACGGATGAAGCGCTTAAAATAAAAAGCACAAACCCTTTTAAGGGCAATATCGATATTGCAAAGCTGAAAAAACTGATTGCCGAATACGGTGCTGAGCATGTTCCTTTTATCAGGATGGAAGCATCCACAAACCTTATTGGAGGACAGCCGTTTTCAATTCAGAATATGCGCGAAGTTCGTGCAGTGGCCGATCAGAACAACATCATTATGGTTCTGGATGCCAGTCTGATCGGTGAAAACGCTTATTTTGTAAAGATGCGTGAACCGGGTTTCAGCAATACTCCCGTGAAAGACATACTCAGGGAAATGTGCGGCCTTGCCGATATAGTATACTTCTCAAGCAGGAAAGTAAGTTCAACCCGTGGCGGCGGTATTTGTACGAGCAACAAAGACCTTTACATGAAGATGCGAGACCTGGTTCCCTTGTTCGAGGGATTTCTTACATACGGCGGTATGTCGGTAAGGGAAATCGAAGCCATGGCTGTAGGTCTTTATGAAACTACAGATGACACGGTGATCAGCCAGTCGCCTTCATTTATTGCCTATACAGTTGAAGAACTCGACAGGCTTGGAGTACCGGTAATCACCCCTCCGGGTGCACTCGGATGTCACATCGACGCCATGGGCTTCCTGCCTCATGTACCGCAAAGCCAGTACCCCGCCGGAGCTTTGGCCGGAGCTCTTTTCATCGCTTCAGGCTGCCGCGGAATGGAAAGAGGTACCATATCAAGTGTGCGCGATGAGAACGGCAATGATGTACTTGCTGATGTTGAGTTGCTCAGACTTGCATTCCCGCGTCGCGTTTTCACATTATCACAAACTATGTTCCTTATTGATCGCGTGAACTGGCTGTATCAGAACAGGGAACTGATCGGCGGATTGCGTTTTGTTGAGGAACCTCCCGTATTGCGTTTCTTCCTCGGAAGGCTTGAGCCTGTTGGCGACTGGCCACTCAAACTGATGAAGAAATATAAGGAAGATTTCGGAGATTCGCTTTAA
- a CDS encoding phospho-sugar mutase has translation MENKELLATVRERANKWMGNQYDAETRKKVKELLDGNETELVECFYRDLEFGTGGLRGIMGVGTNRMNVYTVAMATQGLSNYLKKEFSHIPQIKVAIAHDSRNNSKLFAKTTADIFSANGFKVYLFSDLRPTPELSFAIRYFKCQSGVVVTASHNPKEYNGYKAYWDDGGQIIAPHDKKIIEEVQSIQSPDDVNFNAKPENIEFIGDEIDDIYTNQITGLSLSHDVIKRQHDLKIVYTPLHGAGVKLVPQILQKYGFTNVIHVPEQDVSDGNFPTVISPNPEESSALELAVKKAQETNADIVLATDPDADRVGMVVKNKDGKFIIMNGNQSAALLINYLLSKWSANGKLKGREFIVKTIVTTELLAEIAKKYNVECYDVLTGFKYIADVIKHLEGKKSFIGGGEESYGYLAGDFVRDKDAIMSCALLAEAAAYAKDRGMTMYDQLLEIYREFGLYKEKLISVVKKGKTGAEEIQQMMKDFRSNPPAKINNSPLLEVMDYLDPKSLEKATRKNGGITIPKSDVLQFLTEDSTKISIRPSGTEPKIKFYFGVKGTLKNTEDFEKENAALDARVEAIIKDLKLR, from the coding sequence ATGGAAAACAAAGAACTGCTAGCCACTGTAAGAGAACGAGCCAACAAATGGATGGGCAACCAGTATGATGCTGAAACACGGAAGAAAGTAAAGGAACTCCTTGATGGTAACGAAACCGAACTGGTCGAATGTTTTTATCGTGATCTTGAATTTGGCACCGGTGGATTAAGAGGAATCATGGGTGTTGGCACAAACCGTATGAATGTTTACACTGTGGCGATGGCTACACAAGGGCTCAGCAATTACCTTAAAAAAGAGTTCAGCCATATTCCGCAGATCAAAGTGGCCATTGCACACGATTCAAGAAATAACAGCAAACTGTTTGCCAAAACAACAGCGGACATTTTTTCTGCCAACGGCTTCAAGGTTTACCTTTTCAGTGATCTGCGGCCAACCCCCGAATTATCCTTTGCAATCCGGTATTTTAAATGCCAGAGCGGCGTTGTTGTTACTGCTTCTCATAATCCTAAGGAGTACAACGGCTATAAAGCGTATTGGGATGACGGCGGACAGATTATCGCTCCTCATGATAAGAAGATCATTGAAGAAGTTCAGTCAATTCAGTCACCCGATGATGTAAACTTTAATGCTAAGCCTGAAAACATTGAGTTTATCGGAGATGAAATTGATGATATCTATACTAATCAGATTACGGGCTTATCCCTTTCGCATGATGTTATAAAACGGCAGCACGATCTTAAGATTGTTTATACTCCCCTTCATGGCGCCGGTGTTAAACTGGTTCCGCAAATTCTGCAAAAATACGGCTTCACCAATGTAATTCACGTTCCTGAACAAGATGTATCGGATGGAAACTTCCCGACTGTTATTTCACCAAACCCGGAAGAGAGTTCCGCCCTTGAACTGGCAGTTAAAAAAGCACAGGAAACCAATGCAGACATAGTTCTGGCTACTGATCCCGATGCCGACCGTGTGGGCATGGTGGTAAAAAACAAAGATGGCAAGTTCATCATTATGAACGGAAACCAGTCGGCTGCCCTGCTCATCAATTACCTGCTCTCTAAATGGTCAGCCAACGGAAAACTGAAAGGCCGCGAATTTATAGTAAAGACAATTGTAACGACCGAGCTTCTTGCAGAAATTGCCAAAAAATACAATGTAGAATGCTATGATGTGCTCACCGGCTTCAAATATATTGCTGATGTAATAAAACACCTTGAAGGCAAAAAGTCTTTCATCGGTGGCGGTGAGGAAAGCTATGGCTACCTGGCAGGAGATTTTGTGAGGGATAAGGATGCCATCATGTCGTGCGCCCTGCTTGCTGAAGCTGCTGCCTATGCAAAGGACAGAGGAATGACAATGTATGATCAGCTTCTTGAAATTTACAGGGAATTCGGACTTTATAAAGAAAAGCTGATATCGGTTGTTAAAAAAGGCAAGACCGGCGCTGAAGAAATCCAGCAGATGATGAAGGATTTCAGAAGCAATCCCCCGGCAAAAATCAACAATTCACCGCTTCTGGAGGTAATGGACTATCTTGATCCGAAATCTCTTGAAAAGGCAACCCGTAAAAACGGTGGTATAACCATACCTAAATCCGATGTACTGCAGTTTTTAACAGAAGACAGCACAAAAATCTCTATCAGGCCTTCAGGGACTGAACCTAAAATTAAATTCTATTTCGGAGTAAAAGGAACACTGAAAAATACCGAAGATTTTGAAAAGGAAAATGCTGCGCTTGATGCACGCGTTGAAGCTATTATTAAGGATCTTAAATTAAGATAA
- a CDS encoding secondary thiamine-phosphate synthase enzyme YjbQ, whose protein sequence is MKSYRKELWFNIPQRRQLINITDQVERCLDESGIKEGILLCNSMHISSSVFINDDESGLHHDFEVWLEKLAPEKPYDQYRHNGFEDNADAHLKRTVMGREVVVAVTAGKLDFGPWEQIFYGEFDGKRNKRVLVKIVGE, encoded by the coding sequence ATGAAAAGCTACAGGAAAGAATTGTGGTTCAATATTCCCCAGCGAAGACAACTGATCAATATAACCGACCAGGTTGAACGCTGCCTGGATGAAAGCGGTATTAAGGAAGGTATACTGTTGTGCAATTCAATGCATATAAGCAGCAGCGTATTTATCAACGATGATGAATCAGGCCTCCATCATGACTTCGAGGTATGGCTCGAAAAACTTGCTCCTGAAAAACCGTATGATCAATACCGTCATAACGGATTTGAAGATAATGCCGACGCCCACCTTAAACGCACAGTTATGGGCCGCGAAGTAGTGGTTGCAGTAACTGCAGGCAAACTCGATTTCGGACCCTGGGAACAAATCTTCTACGGTGAATTTGACGGGAAGAGGAATAAGAGGGTGCTCGTCAAAATCGTTGGGGAATAA